The following DNA comes from Notolabrus celidotus isolate fNotCel1 chromosome 12, fNotCel1.pri, whole genome shotgun sequence.
TCCTATGGGAGGATGGGTAGTGTAGTCTGTAGTGTTAGGAGATGTCCGTCCTCTTTGATGACGGCCGCTTGGATATGCCGGTGTCCCTCTGAGACGATCCCACGGCATCTGTCTGTGCTCTGAGGAGCTGACAGAGGGATCATAGGTACCTGAGTCTCTATCAGACCTGTGATGAGGCTCTGGCtcttgtgtgtatgtctgtgtgtttgcatttctcTGAGCAGTGTTATCACTGTTAAAGTGAGTGTGTCCAGTTGGTATAAGTGCAGGCCGTTCTTGGTGACTTGGTTCTAAGTAACCCGGGGTCAGCAAGGGCTCCCTACGAAACGGCTGCTCGTTTTGCATTCTGGGATTTAATAGCACTCTTTCTAGCAAGCTTGGCTGGTTTTGTGAAGGAATATTATTGGCTGTGTTTGAAAGAGGCTGAGAGTTGTCTTGCTGAGCCTGTTGACCGTTTGTCGGGTATGAGTTAAGATTGACATGAATAGTTGGCATTTGTGCGTTGTTGTTTTGCTGGGCGTTTTGAGGCTGCGTGTTGAGGTTGACGTGGACGGCTGGCTGCTGGGCACCACCCTGTATGACAACGTTTGGATTCTGCTGCTGTGCGTTTGGTAGTGTACTTACATTCTGAGCATCTGCGCGTGTGAAGGCTGGGTTGTCGATGCCATTGTGTGGCATTGAATTGCTGTTGTGAAAAGAATTGCGTAGGAGTCTATTTGTGTCCGTGCGACCATTGTGTCGGTGTATATCGGAGTTCTGCAGGCCGTTCATCTGCAGTGTCTGTGGGTTGCTGCGGTTTTCACGCGGGGCTGCGTACAAGCGTTCAAGGCGGCGTGGGCGTGTGTTGGCGTAGAGGGGGGGATTGGGACCTTGGCCCAAATCCCTCGCACCATTAAGTTGTGGATCTGGAGGCTTAATGGGACAAGATGAAAAatgggaggagaaagagaagagacagaagaagaaggatgaaGGGAGAGGGTTAATCTGTGAAAATGgacaagataaagaaaaaatcaataatGAATCATATGAAAACTTTACTGTGGCTTACTAAAGGCCTGGGATTTGGGTTGGACTTGGGCACAAGCACAGTTTCCCTTTGTTCTgctgtaataaaaataacaacaaaatttACAACTATAGTACAAGATAACATGCCAGAGCTCttatataaaacataaacagacaATGGGATAATTAAGAAGCCAGTCAATTTTGCTTTGGGATAAACAGAGTTATATCTAATCTCATATAAGTGTTTGACTTAACACAATACACAATAAACAGACAATCAAAATGTCCATGAAGGCACGCTGAGACTTACCCCTCCTCCTTCGCACCAGAAAGACAATGAGCCAGATGAGGAGCGCGATGATTAAGATCAGcagcaaacagccaatcacaatCCCAACCACTTCTCCAACATCGAGACATATGTCTGAAACAGAAAGACTGGTGTCAAAGGGGGCGAATTAATAAAGATAATGAGTCTGGACTCAGACAGACAAAcgacagaggagggaggagatgaTTCCTAAAAAGGATGATGAagtagaaacagaaagagagaaagagagagagagagagacttggaAATAAAGGGcgaaaagagtgtgtgtgaaagtcaCAGAACGACTTTGACGACGTTCCCACCAGATCAATCTCCCTggatacttcctgtctctctcctgtcGTAAAGACAGATACAGGGAGGGAGTCCAAAACCAACCGTCATCATTATCAGTCACAGGGAGGTCAGCGTCCACCATAACTCACCTACGATGGTCAGGACAGTGCTCTGCTCCGACGTGCCTGTGGTGATGCTGTTCCTTGCGGTGCAGACATACCGGCTGCTCTCATCCGTGGAGAAGGTCTGAAGGCTGAGCACCCCGCTGTCTGGCTGACCGGACACCACGGTCTGTCCGTCACGTTGCCACGTAAAGAGGGCAGGGGGCAAAGAGTCGGACAAGCAGGTGAGACGCACCGTCTGTCCCACTAACACATCCCCCTCCCCGACGCAGTCTTTCGGGCTCTCCTTGGTCAGCACGGGATTGTCAGGGCCATCTGGTTTGGTTGAGATCAGAGGACATGGTAATCAGTATCAAAAACATTTGGTTTACAAGCACAAAAAGATGAATCTGTATTCCAAAACAGCTGACTCCAGAGCAGAGATAATGAATTCTGCCTAAAGATTTATCATTTTGTCAATACCTGGTTTAAATCAACTCATCCAGGTCAAAACATTCTGATACCCCCTCCCTTACTTGATCCCGTCAGCATATTTCTCGGGTAATGAAGGATCTCTGGTtgtatgttaaatctaaatcactCCAGATGCCACCTCATTAATCAACACGTCTCAAGACATGTTATTTACAGTAGAGCCGGAACAGAGAGCAAGTGGCAGTGTGTGTTAAAATTCTGCACAAAGGCTGAGAACGACcgataaagagagagacaccTCTAAAATAGACTACAAATCTTCACCTGCTTTGTTTGCACAAAAGTCATGCCAAAAACTATGGCAGCCAGCAAATGGCAGACAATCTGCAACCCGCTGCAAATTTAGAAATGGTGCAACTTTATAAACACATGCAGGAGTCCAAAATAAGGCAGGGAAAGAAGTGCTGCAAATGAAAGCAAGCTTGAAAAAGCTTAAACAACTGCATTAACAGCAAACACGCTGCAGATACACAATGAATAAcaactgcaaaagaaaaaagctgCAAATCCAGACTTCACAATAGATGCGCTCAAGGCCTGTAGAGGTGCTCAGTAACAGCTTTGTGATTGacgggacagagaggagggtaaGACGCTGAATTCATAATGTAGATGAAGAAGTGGCATGGTTTGATATTACAGAGTAATGTTGAAATACTTGAGATTTAAAGAGAGTCGGACCTGGACTCTGATGAAGACATTACCAGTGTCAtgggagaagagggagagagatgtcaGGCATAATTTTTTCCATTTGTTAGTATGGAGGAGGCGAGCTCTATGAACTATACTGCAGTCAGAAGAgaagctctaaatgttttggtttcacttttgagGAGCTGTTATGTGTTATGGTGCCGATCCTTTATCAAACTATTCAATGAAGATATTCAACATTTTGAGAATAATAACCATTCACCATCAATCTGGATTCCCATTTTTCGGGTCCAGTCCGGTACATATCCCCCTCTAAAACCACAACCTGTCGTTTTCATAGTTCTGTTATTGTACAAATTTAACAAACAAGAACTAGTAGCCTATGAGCCCTACATGTGATATTAAGAGCGCTTTGGAGGAGCCGTCATGTAAAAGAAACGTAGTCTAACTAGGGgcgcatctcgctcggctggaggtgaagcttccataaaaactgctccccctagtggctggctgcagtaaaggtcaaaaactctctctccccccgttcatttgaatggggctgcagtcaaactttaaaaaataaatacacgtcgtacgaaggtttctcacatccgtaagctgtggttatatgtagttattatttgactgttttatgtccaagtcctcttttttctgaaaagtttctttttcgttggttattagaggttaaaaaaacgtGGGTTATACTTCCGGGTTTgttgtgattgacagctgccgtagagagaaactcatagaatcttgtgacgctacgctgtagggagGAGCTCCTtactgtggcaacacagaaattaccgtggcaaccacagaaattctctactgcacactctggctgcacaatggctacgcattggaaccatagactgtatattaaatggacagcgttgctccgccttttcccgttgtacggttctgaagccaaaaaatcacgctcctgggcgccgccattgtgcagccagagcctgtgaagcaactgtaataagctccgccctacagcgtaacgtcacaagacgctgtgtgtcctttgaagtttccctctacggcggctgtgaatcaaaggaaacccggaagtaaaacccagttttttaaactctaataaccaacgaaaaagaaacttttcaggaaaaagaggacttggacataaaacagtcaaataataactacatatcaccacagcatacggatgtgagaaacattcgtacgacgtgtatttattttttaaagttggactgacggatttttttacctatactgcagccagccaccagggggcagtcacactgctgaaagcctcaccaccagccaccggaacctctcccttgatTGGAACGGgttcttttggcttcaaaaccgtacaacgggaaaagccggagcaacgctgtccatgtTATATACAGACTATGAGTCTAACCTTTTCCCCATGCTTTAAGTAGTAATAGCAAGTTAAGCTAGCCAGCTGAtgtactgttgtttttaaaatacaaaaggcATACGTTTTCTAGTTTCACCCATCTCAAAAAATAAGCATAATATAGAGAATAGAAAAGTAGATTTACCACCAAAAATATAGGTCAAcagttaatgttttttaataaatgccTCTAGCTCTTCAGATGtgatcatttgtgttttttctttccttatCAGTCAAACTAAATatgaatccaccatgagcaaggCACTCAAGAAAGTTACACTGTCAATGAAAAACATtgttaacaggtagaaacctcgagcagaaccagtgCTGGGCTTGAAGACGAAGAAGTAGAGACACACAGGTCATTTTGAGATGTTCTTTAGCTGTGAGAGTTTTTTACAGTGCTttgagatttaatatttaacaatgAATTAAAGAGTATGTGAGAGCTGAATAAACGACCGTGATCTTTAGTGACACCTCTAGTTTTATGTGCCTCAATCAGCGAGAAGGAATTCAACGGCTCCTGTTGATGATGGTATCCAGTATTCATGCTTTTGACTTGCCTTAATTACATTTCTATGAAGTGTGCACACTTTAAGCTGCAACAGATTTTATTAATACCAATAAACCGGTGTGTTTTTATCTGGTGAAAGAAACGTCCGTTTAACGTATGAGTCGAGTTATGTTGAACTCTTTGTGATGTGTTTGAATAGAACTATTTGAGCCTGTCACATCAGAAATGATGACATGATCAAGACAAAGCTAGAAGCAGCACAATAAGCTTATGGAAAGATGTCCTGTCCAATCCCAGTCTCATTCAGCAGACAGCACTGTGGATAATAGATAAGCTAGTGCTATTTGTAGTGGCTGCTGCAGATTAGCTGCCACTTGTCTTGATCAGTGTTAACTCACAGTAGACAGTGAGGCTCTGTGTGGCGGTTTGGGCGCTGACAAGGTTGCTGACGGTACATGTGTACTCCCCGGCATCCCCCCGTCTGGCTGGGTTGATGACCAGAGAGCCGCCTGAGATGGTGATTCTGGAGTCGGTGGTTGAGGAGATGGGCGCACCTCCTTTCCCCCAaaggactgtagtctctgtcCCTGCAGCCCACGTGCACCTCAGAGACACGTTTGCCGTTTCCAATGCTACTGTGGGAATCTGCAGACTCACCCCGGTCACCGCATCTAccaggaaaagaagaaaatctgTTTTACCAAGAAGGAGaataacaaagaagaagaatttcTCCAAATTCAGTATTCCTCTGGAGAATGAGAAAATAGAAGAGCTCACTACAAAAGCTGGAGTGACAGAACAATGGCGGGCCGTTTTTATGATTCTGTTGAGGATAATTTGTTGTAATCAAAGCAAGTGAGCGCTGAGAAGGGACAGGATTCAGATAGAGGCACAGATGGTGAGTAAGGGGGCAGACGGTGTGAGTGGTAGCCTAGATGCCTCTTGGCGGGCAGCCTAAGTTAAATAAttggagagggagaagaggggggCGTGAGGACAGAGAAGGCTGCGACTAAGAGAGGACCTCAGCGACAACCAAAACATTAGCGACAACAAAATACTGCTAATCTGATTTGTGCACCTTCTCCTCTTGCTTGACTCAGCAGAGACATCGACTATTGTTGGATTTTAGCTGCAAGTTTTGAGTAAGTGGGAGGTTGAGAGTCGTGCTCAAGGATGCATACGTCCCATGATATAAACTAGCTGCTGTGAGTTTGGAGGATGTGACCTTTTCAGCAGTAATAGACTGGTGCTTCTAACAATTTGGTCACTCTGGCACCCCATTGTTGTCGTTGTAAGAGGGATGAGAGAGACTGTATGTCATCCATCCAGCATGGGAGAGACACTCAGCCGTTCAGGCGCCAATTCAGTGCTGAATATAAATAGATGCAGAtactgtatgtactgtatgcGATGCTATATTCAGAATACTTCAAAATCAAACATCTAAGAGCATGAGAGCTGCATATCAAATGAGTTTTAATTAGCATAAAGCCCTGAGCCTGCAGCTCCatcccctcctccttttccatTAATTTTAGCTCGCCTACGATGGGTCACTAATTTCATTACACCTCCCAGACTAATTCTCTTACTTTCCaaatcctccctctcctctctttactcCCTTCTGTTCCTCCTTAACATTATCACCTCCCTTTAAACCTCCCTCTCTTGCACACTTCACCACCTCGCCCACCTTCCCCtccctcgtcctcctcttctccttacACAGGCGTACTTCTTTATCTCTTACCAAACACCCTCAGCTGTATTGATCTGGTATTAGCCACCAGGCCTGTTGTATCAATGGGGTCCACCTCCACCATGTAGTTTCCAGCGTCTCGGAGCTGGGCGCCTCCGATTTTCAGCTGGGTGGCAGTGATGGTGATCCGGCCCTGGAACTGGGCCACCGTGTTTACCTCTGACTTCCCTCCAGTCCACAGACCCAGAGTTACTTCCTGATAGGTCCATTTTATGAACAGGACCTGGGACACCGTCAGCACCGTGAACACAATCTCAGTGCCAGTTTGAACCAGCACTGGGTCGGTCTGGAACTGGATCTCGACTGGGTCTTGAGCCAGCACATTGGCAGTGAGGAGGGCTGagcagaaaacaacaagaaaaaaaacatcaactaaATGCATTTTAAGGGGTTCAAAATGAGTTGAATTTGTACATTTGATTGTAgattaatataaatgtaatataaataCTACCAGGAAATTATGCAAATATCTGTACTGATGAACCAGCTTTCATGTGTATGGAATAACCCTTGGATCCCTTTTATCAGATCCCTTACCCTCCTTTGGTTTATCATAAAGAGGTCTTTAGTGGTATTACTGAATTACAACACTAAAGTGATACTGCATGTTGGTATTTATACaacaacatgaaatgaaatgcattaattgttactgttactgtaccaaagcatcatccaacccactctcctctactgttccccctgctactacaacatgctaactgtctccaacaaaaacaaactcccatgcaccacaaacactgccacaaaaatcatccgcctccccacacccaacctgtctgacttcaacaacagagccatcatatgCAGAGCACGCAccataacactggacccccaacaccccctctactcagtcttcacactactcccatctggtcgcagatacagatccccatactgtaggcgagcccggtttggcagaagctttgtcccgtcGGCCATtgcactgctaaataaaatgccaatgtaatgtgtccggtgtgcatacaTGTgccctgtgtgttcatatgtgtcctgtgtgttcatatgtgtccacatgtgtcctgtgtgttcatatgtgtcctgtgtgttcatatgtgtcctgtgtgttcatatgtgtcctgtgtgttcatatgtgtcctgtgtgttcatatgtgtcctgtgtgttcatatgtgtcctgtgtgttcatatgtgtcctgtgtgttcatatgtgtcctatgtgtcctgtgtgttcatatgtgtcctgtgtgtttatatgtgtcctgtgattttatatgtgtctggtgtgtatatatgttgtttttaaaatctgctatataaatgaaatggattggattggagcAATTAATCCCGAGTCTGATGTAAAAACCTGCCAAGGAACAAATTTGCTGAAGACACAGCATAAGCAAATATAAATTGCTAAAGAGTAACATGGTACACACATTTTGGCTCGGCATCAATTACAAAAACAGCAGTGTAGGTTTAATATTCACAATGTCTGTGAGTTGTAAGCGGTCCCACAGGAGCATTTTCTCTCTAAACTTCTCTAATGGTTTGATTTGAATAAGAGTTTGAGGGTAAAAGAGGGAGAtatcaaacatttcaaaaccaAAGATTGGAGGAAAGAGAAATGGCGGGTGAGACAGTTTCTAGAGACCTTGTTCATTATCATAAggcatatttctatttttacaacCCCTCAGAATCGCTTTGTGAGCTTGTGAACTCCGCTGTTTTAAGTAGTCCTAGCTCCGGCTTGTGCAGCTACACATTGATCTAACAAAGTCATATTGCCTAATAAACAGTACATATAACT
Coding sequences within:
- the si:dkeyp-97a10.3 gene encoding serine/arginine repetitive matrix protein 1 isoform X2, with translation MRQPLLLISLVLAALLTANVLAQDPVEIQFQTDPVLVQTGTEIVFTVLTVSQVLFIKWTYQEVTLGLWTGGKSEVNTVAQFQGRITITATQLKIGGAQLRDAGNYMVEVDPIDTTGLVANTRSIQLRVFDAVTGVSLQIPTVALETANVSLRCTWAAGTETTVLWGKGGAPISSTTDSRITISGGSLVINPARRGDAGEYTCTVSNLVSAQTATQSLTVYYGPDNPVLTKESPKDCVGEGDVLVGQTVRLTCLSDSLPPALFTWQRDGQTVVSGQPDSGVLSLQTFSTDESSRYVCTARNSITTGTSEQSTVLTIVDICLDVGEVVGIVIGCLLLILIIALLIWLIVFLVRRRRAEQRETVLVPKSNPNPRPLPPDPQLNGARDLGQGPNPPLYANTRPRRLERLYAAPRENRSNPQTLQMNGLQNSDIHRHNGRTDTNRLLRNSFHNSNSMPHNGIDNPAFTRADAQNVSTLPNAQQQNPNVVIQGGAQQPAVHVNLNTQPQNAQQNNNAQMPTIHVNLNSYPTNGQQAQQDNSQPLSNTANNIPSQNQPSLLERVLLNPRMQNEQPFRREPLLTPGYLEPSHQERPALIPTGHTHFNSDNTAQRNANTQTYTQEPEPHHRSDRDSGTYDPSVSSSEHRQMPWDRLRGTPAYPSGRHQRGRTSPNTTDYTTHPPIGQARTNTRPQLRPQSKTPPRRQDAASADRQRRSRSADRRGPDSRSVTQLEAARQTQRSPRTQRKAAQRDIRASPGSQTAPRQEATRNNNPQAIPEVSQQASVGRSAVSQGLMTQQGPTALLSADTRALADPNHLPQAHMAPQYRAQPVQQTPQGLGTQTQPVIQAANPPRQGGFAPVPHPPVQPNRSILTQDALTAHTQRAQTFQNRKEQTHAALFHPGPQTQNFNPVVTQRAPTPPPVIPLTQFQTIPKKHTQHRSPIRGPQPPRPPVNMPVAQRPQHGHHHGTMPGHHHHHAGAHKHAHTHVHGQFTHPQQAHRGRPR
- the si:dkeyp-97a10.3 gene encoding serine/arginine repetitive matrix protein 1 isoform X1 translates to MRQPLLLISLVLAALLTANVLAQDPVEIQFQTDPVLVQTGTEIVFTVLTVSQVLFIKWTYQEVTLGLWTGGKSEVNTVAQFQGRITITATQLKIGGAQLRDAGNYMVEVDPIDTTGLVANTRSIQLRVFDAVTGVSLQIPTVALETANVSLRCTWAAGTETTVLWGKGGAPISSTTDSRITISGGSLVINPARRGDAGEYTCTVSNLVSAQTATQSLTVYYGPDNPVLTKESPKDCVGEGDVLVGQTVRLTCLSDSLPPALFTWQRDGQTVVSGQPDSGVLSLQTFSTDESSRYVCTARNSITTGTSEQSTVLTIVDICLDVGEVVGIVIGCLLLILIIALLIWLIVFLVRRRRAEQRETVLVPKSNPNPRPLPPDPQLNGARDLGQGPNPPLYANTRPRRLERLYAAPRENRSNPQTLQMNGLQNSDIHRHNGRTDTNRLLRNSFHNSNSMPHNGIDNPAFTRADAQNVSTLPNAQQQNPNVVIQGGAQQPAVHVNLNTQPQNAQQNNNAQMPTIHVNLNSYPTNGQQAQQDNSQPLSNTANNIPSQNQPSLLERVLLNPRMQNEQPFRREPLLTPGYLEPSHQERPALIPTGHTHFNSDNTAQRNANTQTYTQEPEPHHRSDRDSGTYDPSVSSSEHRQMPWDRLRGTPAYPSGRHQRGRTSPNTTDYTTHPPIGQARTNTRPQLRPQSKTPPRRQDAASADRQRRSRSADRRGPDSRSVTQLEAARQTQRSPRTQRKAAQRDIRASPGSQTAPRQEATRNNNPQAIPEVSQQASVGRSAVSQGLMTQQGPTALLSADTRALADPNHLPQAHMAPQYRAQPVQQTPQGLGTQTQPVIQAANPPRQGGFAPVPHPPVQPNRSILTQDALTAHTQRAQTFQNRKEQTHAALFHPGPQTQNFNPVVTQRAPTPPPVIPLTQFQTIPKKHTQHRSPIRGPQPPRPPVNMPVAQRPQHGHHHGTMPGHHHHHAGAHKHAHTHVHGQFTHPQQQQAHRGRPR
- the si:dkeyp-97a10.3 gene encoding carcinoembryonic antigen-related cell adhesion molecule 1 isoform X3, with the translated sequence MRQPLLLISLVLAALLTANVLAQDPVEIQFQTDPVLVQTGTEIVFTVLTVSQVLFIKWTYQEVTLGLWTGGKSEVNTVAQFQGRITITATQLKIGGAQLRDAGNYMVEVDPIDTTGLVANTRSIQLRVFDAVTGVSLQIPTVALETANVSLRCTWAAGTETTVLWGKGGAPISSTTDSRITISGGSLVINPARRGDAGEYTCTVSNLVSAQTATQSLTVYYGPDNPVLTKESPKDCVGEGDVLVGQTVRLTCLSDSLPPALFTWQRDGQTVVSGQPDSGVLSLQTFSTDESSRYVCTARNSITTGTSEQSTVLTIVDICLDVGEVVGIVIGCLLLILIIALLIWLIVFLVRRRRAEQRETVLVPKSNPNPRPLPPDPQLNGARDLGQGPNPPLYANTRPRRLERLYAAPRENRSNPQTLQMNGLQNSDIHRHNGRTDTNRLLRNSFHNSNSMPHNGIDNPAFTRADAQNFQTIPKKHTQHRSPIRGPQPPRPPVNMPVAQRPQHGHHHGTMPGHHHHHAGAHKHAHTHVHGQFTHPQQQQAHRGRPR